The sequence CCTTGTTGAGGAGTTCCTGACGCTGCTGGCTGATTTCCCGAACCTGCTCCGGCGAGGTCGCTTCGGCCAACGCTCGAGTCGCGGCGTCCAACTCCTGATGAAGCTGATCCACCTCCGCCTTGAGCGCGACCAACTCCTGCCTGGCATCTTCGTTTTTGCGCAATGCGGTAATGGCCTGGACGACTTCCTCACTGTCGACCTGCGCCGTGAGATCGACCCGGATCACAACCGTTTCGCCGTCGAGGTCCGTCGTGACCCGCTGATCGAGCACCAACACGACGCCGGCTGTATACGTGCGGATTTCATCCTGCGTGACATCAAGATCGCGTACGACCGTCACGCTTTCGAGATAGGTCGCCACCTGTTCGAGCGCGTTGCGCTTTGCGGCCTCCGTCGCGAGCTTGATCGCGTCCTCGCGCGTGTCGCGATCGCCCATGCGGTACTCACCGCTGGCCGTCACGATGCGGATTTCAGCCCGGGCCTGATCGTCGGAAAGGAACCATGGGAGGAGCAGGACGGCTGCGCACAGGAGAGAGAGGGCTGATCGACGAATGAAGAGGGAGCCCCTGGAACCCGTCGCCGAGGTCCGGCTGAGTGATCGAGTGGGCATGATCCGCACCCTTCCGGGGATGGATGACACGCCGGTGCTCTGTCCGTTGACGGCCCCGCCGACTTTCTCCCGCCCGGGCGGCTCAGCGTTCAGGGCAGCCCCGTGCTTGATCACAGCATAACACCGATCCGATGCCCGTGTCACAAGCCCGCGCCAGGCCCGCTTGCCTTCGCGGAAATTCGCGTGTTAATTTACGAAGCTCGGGGTGGGCGAACGAAAGACCTCAAAGCGCAAAGGTGATGGCTATATGGGCTATATGTATATGATGGTGGCAGGACTTGCTCGAAGCCGGGCGCTCTTATTGGTTGCGGCGTTGTTGCTGATCGCCGTTTTTTTACCCTGGAATTCCGCAACGGCTACGACAATGACGAATGTCCCGGCGGAATCCGGCTCGGTCGGAGTTTCCCATCCTCCGACGGTTCAGACCGAACACGTGATTCTCTTTGTTCTGGAGGGATTGAGCCAGGACTCGTTGAAGGGCGGGACGATGCCGGTGCTCAGTCGGATGATCAAGGACGGGTCGGTGACCTGGTCGGCGACCGCGGTGAAACCGGCGCTCAGGCTGCCGACGATGGCCTCGCTGCTGACGGGCTTGCCGGTCGAGAAACACGGCGTGACCTGGAACTCCTTTGAGTTCGTCCGCGGCTATCCGCGCCCCCCGACCGTGTTCGACTATCTGGACCTGAGCGGCGGGCGGGACAGCGCGATTTTTTTCATGGACGAATCGCTCTATCAACTGGCGAGACCGGAACCCTATACGGATTATCAGATGTGTGGACCGTTGAAGCCGGAATGCAGCACGGACACGGTGGTCCGCTATATTCGGGACTATTTCAAGAAAGCGATCAGTGGTCACGGTCACGGCCATGCGATTCTGGCCCTTCCCCATCTTCTAGTGGTGCATCTGCCCCAAGCGGGCCGGGCCGGCGAGGCGCATGGGTGGACCTCGAAAGAATACCGGGAAGCGTTGAAGACGGTGGACAAGGCGATGGGATCGGTCCTCGATCTCTATCGCGAACTCAATCTGTTGGACCGGACCACGGTGTTTGTGACTTCGTTGAGCGGGAACGGAGACCTAAAAATCGGTAAAAACGGCAGCGGCGGTCAGGGAGGCGATCTGCCCGTGGTGCCCTGGATCGCGTCGGGCGTCGGCATCAAGCCCGGACATGTGATCCGCCAGCCGGTCTCGATCATCGACACCGGCGCCACGGTTCTCCGGTCGTTGGGTCTGGAGACCCACACCGAGTGGGAGAGCCGTCCCGTGGAAGAGATTTTCCTGACGGCGTCGGCCGCAGCCTCGGTCAGTGCGGGCTCAACGGGAGCTTCGCCTCAGGGACGGTGAGACCGTGCGCGTTCGACGGGAACCTTCTCTCGATCGACTGAAGTGGTGGGTGCGGGGGGCCTGCTTGGTGTCCGTCTTGCTGATCGGATCGAGTCTCTGGACCGCTTCCGCCGCGCCCCCGGCGGCCTATTTAAAGGAATATCCAATCATTGTCGATGCGACGGCGCTCGACCCTCCGACCAGATGGCAGGTGCCGGGGGTGACGCCGATGATCATGACGCTGGATCCCGAGACATCCGACGCCTATCGCACCACCGAACGCAAGGAGTTGAAGTTAAAACCCGGGAAGTATCGTTTCGGTACGTTTACGTTCGATTTCCCGTTTACCGTGACGCTCGACGGCGTCCTCGAATTTGCCCAGTCGCTCGATCAGTGCGTCGAGGGGCGCGGGACGCAGACGCTGACGGTCCGGTGTACGAGGACCGTGCCCTACGGCGGTCAGCGGGACTGGGAATACTGAGCAAGGGTCGTGAGGTAGGCGATGGCTCAAGCGGTCGAAGATTTGCTGGAAGCGTTGGAGGACGTCGATGACGCCACGCGCGAGGAAGCGGCCAAGGCACTGGCCGAACTGGCCGATCCCGGCACGCTGGAGCCCTTGATCCAGGCTTGCGGCGATGACTATTGGTCGGTCCGCGCGCACGCGGCGTGGGGGATCGCCAAAATCGGAGGGCCCAGGGCGGTCGAGGCCCTCATCGGTCTCTTCAACGATCCGATTACGGAGGTGCGCAATGAAGCCGTGGCCGCCGTGGCCCAGATGGGGCCGCCGGTCGTGGATCGACTCGTCAAATGCCTCAAGGACGAACGATGGCGGGTTCGGGAACATGCGGCCAAAGCCTGCGGCGAGATCAAGGACGCGCGGGCCGTTGATGCGTTGATCATCGCCTGCCGGGACCGGGACGGGGCGGTGAAGAGCGCGGCGGCCGAAGCTTTGGGGAAAATCGGCGACCCGAAGGCCGTTCCTGCGCTGATCAAACTCTTCCGCGACTCTTCGAAAATCGTCCGAGAGACGGCCGGTACGGCGTGCGTCGCGATCGGCCAGGTCTCGGTCGAGCCCCTGATCGAGTGCCTCAAGGATAAAGACTTTGTCGTTCGGTGCCACGCGGCCCGTGCCTTGGGCGGCATGACGACCGACTATCAGATCGGTCGGCCGTGGGTCCGCGAATCGCGCGTGGTCGAAGCCTTGATCGAAGCGCTCAAGGATCCCGACCGGGCGGTGCGGGAGGACGCCACGATCGCGCTGGGCATGATCGGCGATCCGCGCGCGATCGATCCGCTCATCGAGGCGATGAAGGACGGGGCGGTGAAGCGGCATGCGATCGCGTCCCTGGGCATGATCGGCGATCCGCGCGCGTTGCCTGCGGTGTTGGATGCGCTGCGCGGGAAAGGCATTCGCCAGGACGGGACGCCGACTCCCGGCTGCATCGTGAGCGAGGAAGCCTTCATCAAGGAAGCCGCCGCGACGGCCCTCGGCCACTTCCGCGATCCGCGCGTGATTCCGGATCTGATCATGTTGCTGAAGGACGGCATCCTGCGCGAGAAGGCGGCGCAGGCGCTGGTGTTGATCGGCGATACCGCCATCGAACCGCTGGTGGCGTTCCTGCACGATCCGAAGGCGTCGGAGGTGGAAGGGGAAGGCGAGCGCGTCTTGTCCTTCGCGTCGTCCCGGTTGAGCGCCAAGGATGCCTTGCGCTTGTTGGTGCTGGATACGCTGGAGAAACTGGGCTGGACGCCGCCGCCCGAGGAAGCGACGGTGGATTCCAGCGTGACCGACAATCTCCGGGTTGAGAAGCCGCTGGGAGAGACCGGGCGGTTCGGGCCTGCCGGCGACCTCGCCAAGGGGGCGATGTAGCGAGCAGCATTCAGCCCTCTGCGATCAGCCGTCAGCTTTTTCACCAAGATTCTATGCTGAAAGCTGAAAGCTGGCGGCTTCTTCTACTTTTTTCTCACCGCGACTCCGTGCGTATCGGCGGTTTCCTTGCCGTCCTTCATGTTGGTGATCCGCGCGATCCCCACGAACTCTCCTCCGCGGCCTCCATTTATCACCTTGATCACGCCGACCCCGGGGGTCGAGCCTTTGGCGTTGTTGACGGTCTTGTCGTTTCCGGTCAGGGGGGCGGGCCCTCGCGTCCCGACGAACACGTAGGCCTGGTCCGGGGAAACATCCATCAGGTCCGGAGCCGGGTCGTCGCTCACAGCCCCGGACAATTCGATCGTCCCTACGCTCAGGTTGCTCAACGTGTCGATGACCTCGATGTTGTTCCCCGCCCGGTCTGCGCTCCACAGGTAGCGTCCGACGGCCGCCATTCCGTGCGAATCGGCGAACTTGGTGTCGCGCGTGGTGATCAGTTTGGCTGAAACCGACTTCGGAAGGTCGGAAATATTCAAGGCGTAGACGTCGTAAGACAGCGGCGCGACCGGCCATCCTCCGCCGGAATTGATGTACACGGTGTCGCCGATCTGAATCCCTCCACAACCGGCCGGATGGATCTGGACATTATCCAAGGTGGCGACCACCTTCATCGGCGTGGCCGATACGTCGATGACGAACAGCCCCCCTCCTCGAAGCGTCACGAACGCGTACTTGCTGGACGCTTCCGTAATCGGACAGATCGGCGCCGTGTCCGGGCGCTCTCCGCTTTCCAGCGCCCCGAGGTTCAGCACGTCCTTTTCCGGGTCGAAGCTGAACTTATGGCCTGCGTAGTCCGTCCAGATCCTGATGAACTTCTTTTCCGCGATGTTGGCGGCGATCACCATCTTCTGATCGGGCGTCGGCCAGGCCGCATGGACGTTCTTTCCCATATTCAGACACGCTTCCGGCTTTTTCGTTGCGGCGTCCATGAAGAGGACCTGACCGCTCAGGAACGACAGGATGGCGTGAGACTGGTCCTGAGTGAAGAACAGCATGTGCGGGCGTCGGACGGCCTTCTTTGTCGCGTCCTGGCAGAACGTGTTGATGTCGCCGGCCAGATCGATCGTGACCGCCGGTTTGGCCGACGAGGGGTTGGCCGCCAACTGCGCGCCGTCATAAATATAGAGATAGCCGCCGCTCTCCTTGCCCGTGTCCGATTGGTCCGTGATCCACACCTCATAGGCGTAGGCGGAACTTGAAAGCCCCAGGCAAAGAACCATGACCGCCATTCCGAACCATCCCCCAGTGCATCGAGCGTTGTGCCTGATCCTGTTCATTGGAACCTCCTTGTCGGATGAAAAGTCCAGCCTGACGTGCCCCGCATGCTCAGAGACTACAGTCGTTCAACTTAATTGGAAGCCACGGTGGGAATACGATGGTCTCATAGTAGAAGGCGAGCGGAGCGCATGTCAATCTGAGGCCGTGCCGATCGGCGCGTCGCGGCGGAACGTCTTCAGTGGGTCTGTCGCTGCGGGTTCCACAGGAAGCCGACAGGCGCTGCAAGGCGTCTGCCGCGGCCGTGCGCGCGTCTCAGCAGGCGGAACGGGCCGGCGTCCGTTGACCGCGCGAAAAAGCCTGTGTTAAGGTCAACCGCGTCGGTGTGGGAGAAGGAGCGTGTCCGACTACGTGGCCGAACAAATTGCCGCGCTGAAAGACGAAGATTGGGCGGTCCGCGAGGAAGCCGCGTCGGCCTTAGGCTCTCTGCGTGATGCGCGGGCGGTGCTGCCCCTGGTGTCCCTCCTTCGCGATTCCGATCGGGCGGTGCGCGAGGCGGCCATCGGCGCGCTGACAGCGATCGGGGAGCCGTCGGTCATGGTGTTGGGATCCTGCCTCTCCGATCCGGAGCTTTCGGTCCAGGAGGCGGCTTCCTCCATCCTCACGGTCATCGGCGACAAGCGGGTCCTCGAGCCGCTGGTGAAGGCCCTCCAAAGCCCGGATTGGATCGTCCGGATGCATGCCGCCAAGGCGCTGGGGCGAATCGCCGCTGCCGAGGCGGCCGAGCCGCTTCTGCCGCTGTTGCAGGACAAGGTGAAAGCCGTGCGCGAGGAAGCCGCCCGGGCGTTGGCCTCGATCGGGTCGGCCGCCGTTCCCCTCTTATTGCAGGCTCTGAAGCATGAGGATTGGCTGGTCCGGTTGCACGCGGTCGAATCCCTGGGAAAAATGAAATCGCCCGCCGCCGTCGAGCCATTGCTGTATGTGCTGTTCAATGACCGGGATGCCGCCGTGCGGGAGGACGCCGTCCGCGCGCTCGGCGAAATCGGCGACCCTCGGGCGGTCGAGTTCCTGATCATGGCCATGAAGGAACCCGGTTTGCGGTTGCTCGCGGTGGAAGCGTTGGGGCGAATCGGCGACGCCCGCGCCGTGCCGGTCTTGATCGAGGTCGTCAACGGGTCGGGCAGGCCGGCCAGCAGCCGTCCGCTCGACGGGTGCGGCGACCGGTGGGATGAAGAAATGGTCGTGATGGGTGCGGCCGTTCGAGCGCTGGGCCTCATTCGAGACGAACGAGCCATCCCGACCCTGGTCGCGGCGCTCCAGAACACGATCACCCGCGCCGAAGCGGCGGCCGCGTTGGTGCGATTCGGTCCGGCCGCCGTACCGCGCCTGCTTCCGTTGCTTGCGAAGGAACAGGACGACAACATCCGCTACCACGTGAAGGAGGCGCTCACGCAATTGGGATGGAGGCAGGGGCGGATATAGAACAGGCGAGAGGTGCGAGGCAATGGGCAATAGGCGAGATGGCGGCAG comes from Nitrospirota bacterium and encodes:
- a CDS encoding alkaline phosphatase family protein; translated protein: MGYMYMMVAGLARSRALLLVAALLLIAVFLPWNSATATTMTNVPAESGSVGVSHPPTVQTEHVILFVLEGLSQDSLKGGTMPVLSRMIKDGSVTWSATAVKPALRLPTMASLLTGLPVEKHGVTWNSFEFVRGYPRPPTVFDYLDLSGGRDSAIFFMDESLYQLARPEPYTDYQMCGPLKPECSTDTVVRYIRDYFKKAISGHGHGHAILALPHLLVVHLPQAGRAGEAHGWTSKEYREALKTVDKAMGSVLDLYRELNLLDRTTVFVTSLSGNGDLKIGKNGSGGQGGDLPVVPWIASGVGIKPGHVIRQPVSIIDTGATVLRSLGLETHTEWESRPVEEIFLTASAAASVSAGSTGASPQGR
- a CDS encoding HEAT repeat domain-containing protein, whose translation is MAQAVEDLLEALEDVDDATREEAAKALAELADPGTLEPLIQACGDDYWSVRAHAAWGIAKIGGPRAVEALIGLFNDPITEVRNEAVAAVAQMGPPVVDRLVKCLKDERWRVREHAAKACGEIKDARAVDALIIACRDRDGAVKSAAAEALGKIGDPKAVPALIKLFRDSSKIVRETAGTACVAIGQVSVEPLIECLKDKDFVVRCHAARALGGMTTDYQIGRPWVRESRVVEALIEALKDPDRAVREDATIALGMIGDPRAIDPLIEAMKDGAVKRHAIASLGMIGDPRALPAVLDALRGKGIRQDGTPTPGCIVSEEAFIKEAAATALGHFRDPRVIPDLIMLLKDGILREKAAQALVLIGDTAIEPLVAFLHDPKASEVEGEGERVLSFASSRLSAKDALRLLVLDTLEKLGWTPPPEEATVDSSVTDNLRVEKPLGETGRFGPAGDLAKGAM
- a CDS encoding HEAT repeat domain-containing protein — its product is MAEQIAALKDEDWAVREEAASALGSLRDARAVLPLVSLLRDSDRAVREAAIGALTAIGEPSVMVLGSCLSDPELSVQEAASSILTVIGDKRVLEPLVKALQSPDWIVRMHAAKALGRIAAAEAAEPLLPLLQDKVKAVREEAARALASIGSAAVPLLLQALKHEDWLVRLHAVESLGKMKSPAAVEPLLYVLFNDRDAAVREDAVRALGEIGDPRAVEFLIMAMKEPGLRLLAVEALGRIGDARAVPVLIEVVNGSGRPASSRPLDGCGDRWDEEMVVMGAAVRALGLIRDERAIPTLVAALQNTITRAEAAAALVRFGPAAVPRLLPLLAKEQDDNIRYHVKEALTQLGWRQGRI